CATCCAGCCCGACGCCTTGCCGGACGGCTTCAACGACTCGTCGTTCCACCTCGGCGGCACCAACGCCAAGGGCTATTTCATTGGCGGCAACTACGGTCTGGCGAAGAACGTTTATGCCACCGGGCGCTGGATGAGCACCGAAGCGGTGTACGGCGCGCCGTTCGACATCGACGTCTTGCAGCTTGAGATCAACACGCGCTTCTAAGGCGCCGGGAGAGGGTTATGAAAACGCGATTTGTGTGGCTCGGGCTCGGGCTTTTGATCGCCACTGGAGCGCATGCCGAAGGCATGGAAGAACGCCTGCGCACGCAATTGCGCAGCACCACGCAACAGTTGCAGGCCCTGCAAAGTCAGCAGGCCCAGGCCAGCGCCGCGCAACTGGCGGCGCAGAACGAGGCCAAGGCTGCGCAGGCGCAAATCAAGCAATTGACTGCCGAACTGGCCAAGGCCAAAGGCGTTGCCGAACAGCTCGCCGGGCAGCAACAGAGCCTGCACAGCCAGGCGCAGGCACAAGTGGCAGCCAGCGCCGAGCAGACCGGCAAGTTCAAAAAGGCCTATGACGAGTTGCTGGTCATGGCGCGTGCCAAAGAGGCAGAACGGTCTAAGCTTCAAGCGCAATTGGCTGAACGTGACACACAAGTGCAGCAATGTTCAGTCAAGAATCAGCAGATGTACGGCGTCGCCAAGCAGATCCTCACTGCCTACGAAAACATCGATGTGGCCGAGGTGATGAAGATCCGCCAACCCTTTGCGGGCAGTGCCCGGGTCAAGTTCGATGAACTGGCTCAGGGGTTCGGTGACGAGCTCTACAAGACTCAATTCGACGCGCCGCAAGCTGCGCTCTCGCACTGATAGACAAGGAAGAAACAATGACTCAATTGATCAGCCACGTATCGCCAAAATCTCTGACCGAAGTCCTGCAAGCTGCGGGTTATCGCGTCAACGAAACCGAGCAGAACGGTATTGTTCAATTGCTCAGCGCCAGTCAGGGCATCGGCTACGCCGTGCGTTTCGGCAACCCGGCGGTGGAGCAGGGCAGCTACGTCGATTTCACTTTCAGCTGTGCGCTGCGGGTGCAGGGTGAGTTGCCACAGGGTGTGGCCGAGCAGTGGAACGCCACGCGCCGTTTTGCGCGGTTGTC
This region of Pseudomonas sp. R84 genomic DNA includes:
- a CDS encoding YbjN domain-containing protein, whose translation is MTQLISHVSPKSLTEVLQAAGYRVNETEQNGIVQLLSASQGIGYAVRFGNPAVEQGSYVDFTFSCALRVQGELPQGVAEQWNATRRFARLSLQGEFLVMEMDVVVAAGVSNEHVRGNLELWDRLLQEFIVYLRDFTQAAQASTAKVAVAEQEEVAL
- a CDS encoding DNA repair protein codes for the protein MKTRFVWLGLGLLIATGAHAEGMEERLRTQLRSTTQQLQALQSQQAQASAAQLAAQNEAKAAQAQIKQLTAELAKAKGVAEQLAGQQQSLHSQAQAQVAASAEQTGKFKKAYDELLVMARAKEAERSKLQAQLAERDTQVQQCSVKNQQMYGVAKQILTAYENIDVAEVMKIRQPFAGSARVKFDELAQGFGDELYKTQFDAPQAALSH